In a single window of the Candidatus Binatia bacterium genome:
- the hpnK gene encoding hopanoid biosynthesis-associated protein HpnK translates to MSRTPERRRLIVSGDDFGMSPGVNAGIIAGHRNGILTDASLMVNGTAFAEAVDLARATPTLAVGLHLVLVQGRATSAAHQVPGLVDAAGMFRNNSVAAGLRYFFAPGMRAQIEREVSAQLEKYLATGLPLAHVDGHLNIHMHPTVLMILLRLASRYGVRAMRLPREPWRISLRLDRRERRRKLVEALIFRNLTRYAHPRLAAHGIRHPDQLFGLHQSGHVNEPYLLSVLSALPAGLTEVYCHPAFTDDEARRWRPADYESEVELAALTSPRVRRALRTSAIEPMSYEDLASSG, encoded by the coding sequence ATGTCCCGAACCCCCGAGCGAAGGCGGCTGATCGTATCCGGTGACGACTTTGGTATGTCGCCGGGCGTCAACGCCGGAATCATCGCGGGGCATCGCAACGGCATTTTGACCGATGCCAGCCTGATGGTGAACGGGACCGCCTTTGCAGAGGCGGTCGATCTCGCACGCGCCACCCCGACACTGGCGGTCGGCCTGCACCTCGTTCTGGTGCAGGGCCGCGCCACGTCGGCGGCGCACCAGGTGCCCGGCCTAGTGGATGCCGCCGGCATGTTCCGGAACAACTCGGTGGCGGCGGGATTGCGCTACTTCTTCGCCCCCGGAATGCGCGCCCAAATTGAACGCGAAGTGAGTGCTCAACTGGAAAAATACCTCGCCACCGGGCTGCCGCTGGCGCACGTGGACGGTCACCTCAATATCCACATGCACCCGACCGTCCTGATGATCCTGTTGCGGCTCGCCTCACGCTACGGCGTCCGTGCCATGCGCCTGCCGCGCGAACCGTGGCGGATTTCGCTGCGGCTGGACCGGCGTGAACGCCGGCGTAAGCTGGTCGAAGCGCTGATCTTCCGCAACCTCACGCGTTACGCCCACCCGCGGCTAGCGGCGCATGGTATCCGCCATCCTGATCAGCTGTTCGGACTGCACCAGAGCGGCCACGTCAACGAACCATACCTGCTCAGTGTATTGAGCGCGTTGCCCGCGGGCCTCACCGAAGTCTACTGCCACCCTGCCTTCACCGACGACGAGGCACGACGGTGGCGTCCAGCAGATTACGAAAGCGAGGTCGAACTGGCGGCGTTGACCAGCCCCCGCGTTCGCCGGGCGCTACGCACGAGCGCGATCGAGCCCATGAGCTACGAGGACCTTGCCTCCTCGGGCTGA
- the hpnJ gene encoding hopanoid biosynthesis associated radical SAM protein HpnJ, whose translation MKTLFLNPPAYEDFDGGAGSRYQATREVWSFWYPTWLCYPAGLVADSRVLDAPPEHLNQEQTVAIASAYDFVVVHTSTPSFRLDARTAEMIKDANPKCTIAFVGGHVTVQAEASLKASSAIDLVARKEFDYAVRDVALGHDWSRIPGISYRQNGNVIHNPERLPLTTAELDAMPFVTQIYHRDLQYLKYNSPYCQYPYVSMYTGRGCPARCTFCLWPQVTTGHSYRTRSSENVFEEVKDMKRLFPEMKEIFFDDDTFTADPPRARQLAQLFKPLGLCWSTNARANVDRETLRVLKDGGLRLFVVGYESGNEQILQNIKKGVSLERARRFTKDCHDLGILIHGTFIVGLPGETLATIEESIRFAREMDPETIQVSLASPYPGTHFYEYVKEHNFLVQDVYNDEAGYQRCTVSYPEASAEEIFAAVERFYRKYYFRPRYFMKAAKKMLKSRDERKRMLREAREFLSTMRKRRAAGNGKAAANSTTSPAS comes from the coding sequence ATGAAGACGCTCTTTCTGAACCCGCCTGCCTACGAGGACTTCGACGGCGGGGCAGGATCACGCTACCAGGCGACCCGCGAAGTGTGGTCTTTCTGGTATCCCACCTGGCTCTGCTACCCGGCCGGGCTGGTGGCGGACAGCCGCGTCCTCGATGCGCCGCCCGAGCACCTCAACCAGGAGCAAACGGTGGCCATCGCCAGCGCCTACGACTTCGTCGTCGTGCACACCAGCACGCCTTCGTTCCGGCTCGACGCGCGCACGGCGGAAATGATCAAGGATGCCAATCCGAAGTGTACCATCGCGTTTGTCGGCGGCCATGTCACGGTGCAGGCGGAAGCCTCTCTGAAAGCGTCGTCGGCCATCGACCTGGTGGCGCGCAAGGAATTCGACTACGCCGTTCGGGACGTTGCCCTGGGCCATGACTGGTCACGCATTCCAGGCATCAGCTATCGGCAAAACGGCAACGTGATTCACAATCCAGAGCGCTTGCCGCTGACCACCGCGGAACTCGACGCGATGCCTTTCGTGACCCAGATTTACCATCGCGACCTTCAGTACCTGAAGTACAACAGCCCCTATTGCCAGTATCCCTACGTCTCCATGTACACCGGCCGCGGCTGCCCCGCGCGCTGTACGTTCTGTCTCTGGCCGCAGGTCACGACCGGCCATTCCTACCGCACCCGCAGTTCGGAGAACGTCTTCGAGGAAGTCAAGGACATGAAGCGCCTCTTCCCGGAGATGAAAGAGATCTTCTTCGACGATGATACGTTCACCGCGGATCCACCTCGTGCCAGGCAGCTGGCGCAGTTGTTCAAACCGCTCGGGTTGTGCTGGTCGACCAATGCGCGCGCCAACGTGGACCGGGAGACGTTGCGGGTTCTCAAGGACGGTGGGCTGCGCTTGTTCGTGGTCGGGTACGAGTCCGGCAACGAGCAGATCTTGCAGAACATCAAGAAGGGCGTCAGCCTCGAACGGGCACGCCGCTTCACGAAGGATTGCCACGATCTCGGCATTCTCATTCACGGCACGTTCATCGTCGGCCTCCCCGGCGAAACGCTGGCGACCATCGAGGAGTCGATCCGTTTCGCCCGCGAAATGGACCCGGAAACCATCCAGGTGTCGCTGGCATCGCCCTATCCGGGCACGCACTTCTATGAATATGTGAAAGAGCACAACTTCCTCGTGCAGGACGTCTACAACGACGAAGCCGGCTACCAGCGGTGCACGGTCAGTTATCCGGAGGCTTCGGCCGAGGAGATTTTCGCGGCCGTCGAGCGCTTCTACCGCAAGTACTATTTCCGGCCGAGATATTTCATGAAGGCGGCGAAGAAAATGCTGAAGAGCCGCGATGAGCGCAAACGCATGTTGCGGGAAGCCCGCGAATTCCTGTCCACCATGCGCAAGCGCCGCGCAGCTGGCAACGGTAAGGCCGCAGCCAACTCGACGACGTCTCCTGCGTCGTGA
- a CDS encoding BamA/TamA family outer membrane protein has translation MPVAIRRYAAVIAVIVACVACLVILGERADADMTLIPLPEVIVDPNEGTTVGFLPVMLIANDAKSIRSIIAPDVRYNDTFGVYPTVRFFDYPDPKQKYFIMGGKGSKRGEDLEGNYAGQDLLAGWLDLRADAAHEDDPFERFYGFGNHTPNSNEANWTSRTNGGTFFTGLNFFGDFQAFWQPRLRQVRVGRGGIGTLPQVRDPTSGFSSVNGVTGASIFGQQFGLIYDDRDVRDIPTQGVFAQSSIEIVDKALGSSNSFIKYAFEGKSFIPLRPDKKFIVALHAVLNYLQHGEDAPFYEKNSVGGIGSLRAFGSHRFTDNHRFFLRGELRTNVYEREVFGVRAHLEIAPFLDVGKVFNSSREFPLEDLHVVGGLGFRAVVVPQVVAYVDFGSSGGAPAAFTGIDYPF, from the coding sequence ATGCCGGTCGCCATCCGCCGCTACGCCGCGGTAATCGCGGTAATTGTCGCCTGCGTTGCGTGTCTCGTCATCCTTGGCGAACGGGCGGACGCGGATATGACGCTGATTCCATTGCCGGAAGTCATCGTTGATCCGAACGAAGGCACCACCGTCGGTTTTCTTCCCGTCATGCTGATCGCCAACGACGCCAAGAGCATCCGCAGTATCATCGCTCCCGACGTCCGTTACAACGACACCTTCGGTGTGTACCCGACGGTTCGCTTCTTCGACTATCCCGATCCCAAACAGAAGTACTTCATCATGGGCGGGAAAGGGAGCAAGCGCGGCGAGGACCTCGAAGGGAATTATGCCGGCCAGGATCTTCTCGCCGGCTGGCTGGACCTGCGCGCCGACGCCGCGCACGAGGATGACCCGTTCGAACGGTTTTATGGCTTCGGCAACCACACCCCGAACTCGAACGAGGCCAATTGGACCTCGAGGACCAACGGCGGAACATTTTTCACCGGCTTGAACTTTTTCGGAGATTTCCAGGCCTTCTGGCAGCCGCGGCTGCGCCAAGTGCGTGTCGGCCGAGGCGGCATCGGCACCCTGCCGCAAGTTCGCGATCCGACATCCGGTTTTTCCAGCGTCAACGGTGTCACCGGCGCCTCGATCTTCGGCCAGCAGTTCGGATTGATCTACGACGATCGTGATGTTCGCGACATTCCCACGCAAGGCGTGTTTGCCCAGAGCTCCATCGAGATCGTCGACAAAGCCCTCGGCAGCTCGAACTCGTTCATCAAATATGCGTTCGAGGGCAAGTCGTTCATTCCGTTGCGGCCGGACAAGAAGTTCATCGTTGCGCTGCATGCGGTGTTGAATTATCTGCAGCACGGTGAGGATGCCCCGTTCTACGAGAAGAACAGCGTCGGCGGCATTGGCAGCCTGCGCGCCTTCGGCAGCCACCGGTTCACCGACAACCATCGTTTTTTCCTCCGGGGTGAGCTGCGCACCAACGTCTACGAACGGGAAGTCTTCGGCGTACGGGCGCATCTCGAGATCGCACCGTTTCTCGACGTCGGCAAGGTGTTCAATTCCTCCAGGGAGTTTCCCCTCGAAGACCTACACGTCGTCGGCGGGCTCGGCTTCCGTGCCGTCGTCGTCCCCCAGGTGGTTGCGTACGTCGACTTTGGCAGCTCGGGCGGAGCCCCCGCCGCGTTTACCGGGATCGACTATCCGTTCTAG
- a CDS encoding SDR family NAD(P)-dependent oxidoreductase: MLKDKVAVVTGAGGGIGRGIALSLAREGAKVVVNDLGGSAIGEGRDAAPADQVVAEIVAAGGTAVSNYDSVASLAGGEKIIGTALEKFGRIDVVVNNAGILRDRMLFNMSEDDWDAVIAVHLKGAFACTRAAAPHMRQQKSGRIINITSTSGLIGNYGQANYAAAKLGVVGLTKGAALDLARYGVTANCIAPFAWTRMIGSIPTETEAQKARVEKIKKMDPAMIAPLVVFLASDAAQEITGQIFCVRGKEIILFSQPRPIRQIVDVAGWTAEKVAAVVPDAFKSSFYKLDVSADIFPYDPFV, from the coding sequence ATGCTGAAGGACAAGGTTGCGGTGGTCACGGGTGCGGGCGGCGGCATCGGCCGTGGCATCGCACTGTCGCTCGCCCGGGAGGGCGCCAAGGTGGTCGTCAACGACCTTGGCGGCAGCGCCATCGGTGAGGGTCGGGATGCGGCGCCGGCGGACCAGGTGGTGGCCGAGATCGTCGCGGCGGGCGGGACCGCGGTGAGCAACTACGACTCCGTCGCCAGCCTCGCCGGCGGCGAGAAGATCATCGGCACCGCCTTGGAGAAGTTTGGCCGCATCGACGTGGTCGTCAACAACGCGGGTATTCTGCGCGACCGCATGCTGTTCAACATGAGCGAAGACGATTGGGATGCGGTCATCGCCGTGCATCTGAAGGGTGCGTTCGCCTGCACGCGGGCGGCGGCCCCTCACATGCGCCAGCAGAAGAGCGGGCGGATCATCAACATCACGTCGACGTCGGGGTTGATCGGCAACTACGGCCAGGCCAACTACGCGGCGGCGAAGTTGGGCGTCGTCGGCCTGACCAAAGGTGCCGCGCTCGATCTCGCTCGCTACGGTGTCACCGCCAACTGCATCGCCCCGTTCGCCTGGACACGGATGATCGGCTCCATTCCCACCGAGACCGAGGCGCAAAAGGCCCGCGTCGAGAAGATCAAGAAAATGGACCCGGCGATGATCGCGCCGCTGGTGGTCTTCCTGGCAAGCGATGCGGCCCAGGAAATCACCGGCCAAATCTTTTGCGTGCGCGGCAAGGAGATCATCCTGTTCTCCCAGCCACGGCCCATCCGCCAGATCGTGGATGTCGCAGGCTGGACGGCCGAGAAGGTCGCCGCCGTCGTGCCCGACGCGTTCAAGAGTTCTTTCTACAAGCTCGATGTCAGCGCGGATATTTTTCCGTACGATCCGTTCGTGTGA
- the polX gene encoding DNA polymerase/3'-5' exonuclease PolX, producing MSNADIARIMREIAIYLDMEGVQFKPRAYEKVAYAIEAVDEPLTEVYRRGGLKAICDIPGVGKSIGEKVVTLIETGSLPYYEELRSKVPVDLAGLTAIEGLGPKMIKVLYQELGIKTVDDLEKAALAGKIRDLPHFGEKSEQKIIKGIGFVKKSTGRFTLGAVLPLIAEIEARLQKIPGVKQVAVAGSIRRRKETVGDGDILVISAKPDAVMDFFVSMPEVIHVHGKGQTKSSIKLHTGMDVDVRVVPQDSFGAALNYFTGSKDHNVALRRLAIEKKLKLNEYGVFRGDKAIAGKTEEEVYKVLGLPYIPPEIRENTGEIEAAMAGKLPKLVAYGDLRGDLQTQTTWTDGQNTIEEMVEEAQRLGLEYIAITDHTKSLAMTGGSDEKKLKQQMSAIDKLNKRLHGITVLKGAEVNINKDGTLDIADETLAKLDVVGVAVHSHFSLPREEMTRRVIRAMENPHADILFHPTGRVLNKREPVDLDIDAVIAAAKRTGTVLEIDAFPDRLDLKDEHVRKAVEAGVPLVIDTDAHNVNHLHYLHFGVATARRGWAEKSDVINTKPLKAFLSCLKKS from the coding sequence ATGAGCAACGCTGACATTGCGCGCATCATGCGCGAGATCGCCATTTACCTCGACATGGAAGGCGTGCAGTTCAAGCCCCGCGCCTACGAGAAAGTGGCCTACGCCATCGAAGCGGTCGACGAACCGCTGACGGAGGTCTACCGGCGCGGCGGTCTGAAGGCGATCTGCGACATCCCGGGGGTGGGCAAGAGTATCGGCGAGAAGGTTGTCACGCTGATCGAAACCGGCTCGCTCCCCTATTATGAAGAGCTCCGGAGTAAGGTGCCGGTGGACCTCGCCGGCCTCACGGCCATCGAAGGCTTGGGGCCGAAGATGATCAAGGTGCTCTACCAAGAGTTGGGCATCAAGACGGTCGACGACCTGGAGAAAGCCGCGCTGGCCGGGAAGATCCGCGACCTGCCTCACTTCGGTGAGAAGAGCGAGCAGAAGATTATCAAGGGGATCGGCTTCGTCAAGAAAAGCACCGGCCGCTTCACGCTCGGCGCGGTGTTGCCGTTGATTGCGGAGATCGAGGCGCGCCTGCAGAAGATTCCGGGCGTCAAACAGGTTGCCGTTGCCGGTTCCATCCGGCGCCGCAAGGAGACCGTCGGCGACGGGGATATCCTGGTGATTTCGGCCAAGCCCGATGCCGTGATGGACTTCTTCGTCAGCATGCCCGAAGTCATCCACGTCCACGGCAAGGGCCAGACGAAGTCGAGCATCAAGTTGCACACCGGCATGGATGTCGATGTGCGGGTCGTGCCGCAGGACAGCTTCGGCGCGGCGTTGAATTACTTCACCGGCAGCAAGGACCACAACGTCGCGCTGCGCCGATTGGCCATCGAGAAAAAGCTGAAGCTGAACGAGTATGGCGTTTTCCGCGGCGACAAGGCGATTGCCGGCAAGACCGAAGAGGAAGTGTACAAGGTATTGGGCCTGCCCTACATCCCACCCGAGATTCGCGAGAACACGGGAGAGATCGAAGCGGCCATGGCCGGGAAGCTGCCGAAGCTGGTTGCGTACGGCGACCTGCGCGGCGACCTCCAAACGCAGACCACGTGGACCGACGGGCAGAACACGATCGAGGAGATGGTCGAGGAAGCGCAGCGGTTGGGTCTCGAGTACATCGCCATCACCGACCACACCAAGAGCCTCGCAATGACCGGCGGGTCAGACGAGAAGAAGCTCAAGCAGCAAATGTCGGCGATCGACAAGCTCAACAAGCGGCTCCACGGCATCACGGTGTTGAAGGGCGCCGAGGTCAACATCAACAAGGACGGCACGCTGGACATCGCCGATGAGACCTTGGCCAAGCTCGACGTGGTGGGCGTCGCGGTGCACTCCCACTTCAGCCTGCCGCGCGAGGAAATGACCCGCCGGGTCATCCGCGCCATGGAAAACCCGCACGCCGACATCCTCTTTCATCCGACCGGGCGCGTCCTGAACAAGCGCGAGCCCGTCGACCTCGACATTGATGCGGTCATTGCCGCCGCCAAGCGCACCGGCACCGTGCTGGAGATCGACGCCTTTCCGGACCGGCTCGATCTGAAGGACGAACACGTGCGCAAGGCCGTTGAGGCCGGCGTGCCGCTGGTCATCGACACCGACGCCCACAACGTCAACCACCTCCACTACCTCCACTTCGGCGTCGCCACCGCTCGTCGCGGCTGGGCGGAGAAGTCGGATGTCATCAACACCAAGCCGCTGAAAGCATTCCTGAGCTGTCTAAAGAAGTCGTAA